One window from the genome of Deltaproteobacteria bacterium encodes:
- a CDS encoding urea ABC transporter permease subunit UrtB → MTAGLITAVVLAVSLDASTLDKIARGSQADRQGAVSALAEAGDAAAVPVLRATLEGRLYAGPEGPVLIDDGGRLRDALTGAPAASRDDLEKVSLSAPDRAERLEAARSLQQAPDPDVLPAVEGALTKEKDKEVREVLLTTQAMLALSASEPARRIAAAQQLRRVPGSTSKRLLAQRLAVESDPAVLAALKDATGSVEASLKRAEMVGLLFSGLSLGSVLLLAALGLAVTFGLMGVINMAHGELLMIGAYATWLVQTLFRRQWPGHFGWYLAVAVPASFLAAAAVGALLELTVVRKLYGRPLETLLATFGASLLLMQAVRSAFGAQNVEVANPDWMSGGITVLAGLVLPFNRIAILLFGSLVLLLVWILLSRTRLGLWVRAVTQNRQRAA, encoded by the coding sequence ATGACGGCAGGCTTGATCACGGCGGTCGTGCTCGCGGTCAGTCTCGACGCGAGCACGCTCGACAAGATCGCTCGAGGCAGCCAGGCGGACCGCCAAGGGGCGGTCTCCGCTCTGGCTGAAGCCGGTGATGCAGCTGCCGTTCCGGTGCTTCGCGCGACGCTGGAGGGCCGCCTCTATGCGGGGCCCGAAGGACCGGTCCTCATCGACGACGGTGGAAGGCTGCGGGACGCTCTCACCGGCGCTCCCGCAGCGTCGCGTGACGACCTGGAAAAAGTGTCACTTTCCGCGCCGGATCGGGCGGAGCGCCTGGAGGCTGCGCGCTCGCTGCAGCAGGCGCCGGATCCCGACGTCCTTCCCGCCGTCGAGGGCGCCCTGACGAAGGAGAAGGACAAGGAGGTCCGCGAGGTCCTGCTCACCACGCAGGCGATGCTCGCGCTCTCGGCGTCCGAGCCCGCCCGCCGGATCGCCGCGGCACAGCAGCTTCGACGGGTGCCTGGATCGACCAGCAAGCGGCTCTTGGCGCAGCGGCTCGCGGTGGAGAGCGATCCCGCCGTGCTCGCCGCGCTGAAGGACGCGACCGGGAGCGTGGAGGCCTCGCTCAAGCGGGCAGAGATGGTGGGGCTGCTCTTCAGCGGTCTCAGCCTCGGAAGCGTGCTCCTCCTCGCCGCCCTGGGCCTCGCCGTCACCTTCGGGCTGATGGGCGTGATCAACATGGCGCACGGCGAGCTGCTGATGATCGGCGCGTACGCCACCTGGCTGGTGCAGACGCTGTTCCGCCGCCAATGGCCAGGTCACTTCGGTTGGTACCTGGCCGTCGCCGTGCCCGCCTCGTTCCTCGCGGCGGCCGCGGTGGGAGCGCTGCTGGAGCTGACCGTCGTGCGCAAGCTCTACGGTCGCCCCCTGGAGACGCTGCTCGCCACTTTCGGCGCGAGCCTGCTCCTGATGCAGGCGGTGCGCAGCGCCTTCGGCGCGCAGAACGTGGAGGTGGCCAACCCGGACTGGATGTCGGGCGGCATCACCGTGCTCGCCGGGCTGGTCCTGCCCTTCAACCGCATCGCCATCCTGCTCTTCGGTTCGTTGGTTCTCCTGCTCGTCTGGATACTTCTCTCCCGCACGCGCCTCGGGCTCTGGGTGCGCGCGGTGACGCAGAACCGGCAGCGCGCGGCA